From the Acidobacteriota bacterium genome, the window TTCTTGGTGATGTCGCGGTTGGTGAGGTCGATGCGGGCCTGCGCCAGTTCGGGGCGGTGTCCGAGAGCGTCTGTGATGAGGTCCTGCGTAGGCACGACGGGCTCCTGCTCGGGCACGGCCATGGTGTCAGTCGGCACGACGGGCGCGACGGCGAGCTGCGGGTCGGTCAGGTTGCGGCTGATGGCATTCTTCATCAGCAACTGCTGCAACTGCAGGTTGGTCTGCGAGACGATGAGGTCTTGCTGGCGCGTGGCGGCCTCACTCTCCGCGCGGGTGATCTCGATGGGCGCCAGGGTGCCGATCTCGACCTGCTTCTTGTTGTCGGAGAGCGTTTTGTTGGCCAGATCGAGCGAACGTTGCTTCACCTTGACGTCTTCGTAAGCGTTGACCAGGTCCCAATAGATGTTCTGGATCTGCGAGACCGTGGTTGCGACCTGGAGACGGAAGCCGACGTCGGAGATCTCGCGGTTGTTCTTGGCGATGCGGATAAAGCGGCGGTTGGTAGAGCCGAAGCCGGCCAGCAAGTGCTGGCGCAGGGCCGCGCGGAAGTTGGAGTTGACCTCGGGCACCAGCGTGGTGAACAGGCTGTTTGTGGCCTGGCGCTGGTTGTTGAAGCCGACGCTGAGTGCGGTGCCGGTGCTCCATCCCTGAAAGTAGTTGAAGTTGGCGGTGGTGTTGTTCTGCCGCACATTGGCCACGCCGGTGGTCACAGTGTTGGCGGTGGGGAAGGTGGCGTGTTCCACGCTCAGGCTCGCGCCCAGGATGGGGTCGAAGGAATCGACCGCGGTGCCGGCGCCGAGGGTGGAAGAAACCAGGCCGCCGGTGCCGGTGCCCGCGCCGCCTGCGCCCGAGCTGGTGCCGCCGGCGCCTGCTCCGGAAGCTCCGGTACCGAAGCCGCCGACGCCGCCGCCGGGAGTGCCTTGCACCAGGCCGCTGGCGACGCCGCGGGTGGAGCCGCCGGAGTTGGCGCGCAACACGTCGGTATCGGCGATGGAAAGGTTATAGCGCGCGATGGCGAGATCGAGGTTGTTCTCGAGCGCGAGCGCGATGGCGTCGCTCATCGAAAGATAGAGCGTGCCGCCGCGCATGAGCTGGTCGATGCGCGGAGTGTTGGAGAAGGAAGGCTCGGGAACCTCGCGGCCGATGTACGGGCCGATGACGGTGGGGAAGTGCGAGCGCGGCTTGGAGTAATCCTGCAAGGCGGCGCGCACGGGCTGCGGCGTGGCAGCTTGCGTCTGGGCGGCGGTCGAAGGAGCGGCAGGCGTGGTGTCCTGCTGGGCGGCGGCGGGCGCGGCGAGCGGTCCCAGCCCGATAACGAGCGCGAGCGTGAACGCGAGGGCGCGGTGCGCAGCGGGCGCGGTGAAGTCGTAGAGCGAGCGAGTCGGCATTCCCTTGTCTCCCATCATCATTCTGAAGAATCTCATCATTAATACTGTGCTGTTCCGGCGGTGTTACCCAGAGATCTGCTGCGGTGAGCTTCCTTACAGACTACCTAGAGCTGAAATCGTCAACGAGTTATACGCATTCGAGGGGCGGCAAGTTCCGTTTTCTGAGCGCCCTCGGAGGAACGCGCGTGCCCGCAAACGAGTGTCCAGTGGAAGTGGCATAGTATAAACCAGCGCTACCTTCTTCGAGGGGCGCGGAACGCTACTCGCCGCGGCGCTGCGCATCAAGGCCCGGGCGCTGGGCATTCGACGCGCTGAGAGGGTCCGCGGTTGGGAAAAATCTTTCCCAGGAGCGATTCCTAGAGAACGATGCGCGTGGAAAGAAACCTCAAACTCACCCTGGCATATGACGGTAGCGACTTCCATGGCTGGCAGGTACAGCCGGGGAAGCCGACCGTCCAGGGCGTGTTGGCCGAGGCGTTGGCCAGAGTCACGGGCGTTAAGGCAAGTGGAGAGAACGAGCTGCCGCAGGGCTCCGGCAGGACGGACGCGGGGGTCCATGCGCTGGGACAGGTGGCAACGGTGCGAACCGCAAGCCCGATCCCGGCGGAGAACCTGGTCATCGCGCTGAACGATGTTTTGCCGAAGAGTGTCCGCGTGCTGGGGGTGGAGGAGGTAGGGGACGACTTCCATGCGCGCCGGTCCGCGAAGGCGAAGACCTATCGCTATCGCATATGGCGGGGAGGGATATGTCCGCCCCTCCTGGCGCGGTACGTGACGCATCATCCCTATCCGCTGGACGAGCAGGCGATGGCGGAGGCGGCGGGCGCGGTGGTGGGCGAGCATGACTTCACCTCGTTCGCGGCGGTGGATGCCGAGAAGAATGACGAGAAGGGCAAGGACGACGAGCCGCGGACGGGACTCCGGACGGGAGTTCGGACCAACGTCC encodes:
- a CDS encoding TolC family protein; this encodes MEHATFPTANTVTTGVANVRQNNTTANFNYFQGWSTGTALSVGFNNQRQATNSLFTTLVPEVNSNFRAALRQHLLAGFGSTNRRFIRIAKNNREISDVGFRLQVATTVSQIQNIYWDLVNAYEDVKVKQRSLDLANKTLSDNKKQVEIGTLAPIEITRAESEAATRQQDLIVSQTNLQLQQLLMKNAISRNLTDPQLAVAPVVPTDTMAVPEQEPVVPTQDLITDALGHRPELAQARIDLTNRDITKKSARNALLPSADLNAWYGAAGLGGQQNIGNTCGQPTADPLNCIPIGSIQRTGFPQSFHQLFTNNFPDYGVGMSLTIPIRNRAAQADQVRSELEYRQAQMRLQQLQNQVSIEVRNTQYALQQNRARVEAAQKGQDLAQQSLEAEQKKYALGASTNTLVLQAQRDLAQSASNVVLAMTAYEKSRVELDRVTGLTLEHNNISLADSEVGVVNRTPTVPGVTPRTGLIVDPAQPQKP
- the truA gene encoding tRNA pseudouridine(38-40) synthase TruA, producing MRVERNLKLTLAYDGSDFHGWQVQPGKPTVQGVLAEALARVTGVKASGENELPQGSGRTDAGVHALGQVATVRTASPIPAENLVIALNDVLPKSVRVLGVEEVGDDFHARRSAKAKTYRYRIWRGGICPPLLARYVTHHPYPLDEQAMAEAAGAVVGEHDFTSFAAVDAEKNDEKGKDDEPRTGLRTGVRTNVRKIFSSAFRREGEELVYEIRGSGFLHHMVRNLAGTFLLVGKGTLAPADVRAILEKKSRSAAGATAPAEGLYLVSVEY